One region of Desmodus rotundus isolate HL8 chromosome 11, HLdesRot8A.1, whole genome shotgun sequence genomic DNA includes:
- the SGK1 gene encoding serine/threonine-protein kinase Sgk1 isoform X2 — MTVRTEAARGTLTYSRMRGMVAILIAFMKQRRMGLNDFIQKIANNSYACKHPEVQSILKISQPQEPELLNANPSPPPSPSQQINLGPSSNPHAKPSDFHFLKVIGKGSFGKVLLARHKAEEAFYAVKVLQKKAILKKKEEKHIMSERNVLLKNVKHPFLVGLHFSFQTADKLYFVLDYINGGELFYHLQRERCFLEPRARFYAAEIASALGYLHSLNIVYRDLKPENILLDSQGHIVLTDFGLCKENIEPNGTTSTFCGTPEYLAPEVLHKQPYDRTVDWWCLGAVLYEMLYGLPPFYSRNTAEMYDNILNKPLQLKPNITNSARHLLEGLLQKDRTKRLGAQDDFMEIKNHVFFSVINWDDLINKKITPPFNPNVSGPSDLRHFDPEFTEEPVPNSIGRSPDSILLTASVKEAAEAFLGFSYAPPVDSFL, encoded by the exons ATGACAGTGAGAACCGAGGCTGCTAGGGGCACCCTCACTTACTCCAGGATGAGGGGAATGGTAGCAATTCTAATCG CTTTCATGAAACAGAGGAGGATGGGCCTGAACGACTTTATTCAGAAGATTGCCAATAACTCCTATGCCTGCAAACA CCCTGAAGTTCAGTCCATTTTGAAAATCTCCCAACCTCAGGAGCCTGAGCTTTTGAATGCCAACCCTTCTCCTCCA ccAAGTCCTTCTCAGCAAATCAACCTTGGCCCATCATCCAATCCTCACGCTAAACCATCTGACTTCCACTTCTTGAAAGTGATCGGGAAGGGCAGTTTTGGAAAG GTTCTTCTAGCAAGACACAAAGCAGAAGAAGCATTCTATGCAGTCAAAGTTTTACAGAAGAAAGCGATCCTGAAAAAGAAGGAG GAAAAGCATATTATGTCGGAGCGGAATGTTCTACTGAAGAATGTGAAACACCCTTTCCTGGTGGGCCTTCACTTCTCTTTCCAGACTGCGGACAAATTGTACTTTGTCCTGGACTACATCAACGGTGGAGAG TTGTTCTACCATCTCCAGAGGGAGCGCTGCTTCCTGGAACCGCGGGCCCGTTTCTATGCTGCTGAAATAGCCAGTGCCTTGGGTTACCTGCACTCTCTGAACATCGTTTATAG AGACTTAAAACCAGAGAATATTCTGCTGGATTCCCAGGGACACATTGTCCTTACTGACTTTGGGCTCTGTAAGGAGAACATCGAACCCAATGGCACGACATCCACCTTCTGTGGCACACCTGAG TATCTCGCACCCGAGGTTCTTCATAAGCAGCCTTATGACAGGACTGTGGACTGGTGGTGCCTGGGAGCCGTCCTATATGAGATGCTGTATGGCCTG cCTCCTTTTTATAGTCGAAACACAGCTGAGATGTACGACAACATTCTGAACAAGCCCCTCCAGCTGAAGCCAAATATCACGAATTCTGCACGCCACCTCCTGGAGGGCCTCCTGCAGAAGGACAGGACGAAGAGGCTGGGTGCCCAGGATGACTTT ATGGAGATTAAGAATCATGTCTTCTTCTCCGTAATTAACTGGGATGATCTCATTAATAAGAAGATCACTCCCCCTTTTAACCCAAATGTG AGCGGACCGAGCGACCTGCGGCACTTCGACCCCGAGTTTACTGAAGAGCCGGTCCCCAACTCCATCGGCAGGTCTCCCGACAGCATCCTCCTCACAGCCAGCGTCAAGGAAGCCGCCGAGGCCTTCCTGGGCTTTTCCTATGCACCTCCCGTGGACTCTTTCCTCTGA
- the SGK1 gene encoding serine/threonine-protein kinase Sgk1 isoform X1 — protein MGEMQGTLARARLESLLRPRHKKRAEAQKRSESFLLTGLAFMKQRRMGLNDFIQKIANNSYACKHPEVQSILKISQPQEPELLNANPSPPPSPSQQINLGPSSNPHAKPSDFHFLKVIGKGSFGKVLLARHKAEEAFYAVKVLQKKAILKKKEEKHIMSERNVLLKNVKHPFLVGLHFSFQTADKLYFVLDYINGGELFYHLQRERCFLEPRARFYAAEIASALGYLHSLNIVYRDLKPENILLDSQGHIVLTDFGLCKENIEPNGTTSTFCGTPEYLAPEVLHKQPYDRTVDWWCLGAVLYEMLYGLPPFYSRNTAEMYDNILNKPLQLKPNITNSARHLLEGLLQKDRTKRLGAQDDFMEIKNHVFFSVINWDDLINKKITPPFNPNVSGPSDLRHFDPEFTEEPVPNSIGRSPDSILLTASVKEAAEAFLGFSYAPPVDSFL, from the exons ATGGGGGAGATGCAGGGCACGTTGGCCAGGGCCCGGCTGGAGTCCCTGCTGCGGCCCCGCCACAAAAAGAGGGCCGAGGCGCAGAAAAGGAGCGAGTCCTTCCTACTGACCGGACTGG CTTTCATGAAACAGAGGAGGATGGGCCTGAACGACTTTATTCAGAAGATTGCCAATAACTCCTATGCCTGCAAACA CCCTGAAGTTCAGTCCATTTTGAAAATCTCCCAACCTCAGGAGCCTGAGCTTTTGAATGCCAACCCTTCTCCTCCA ccAAGTCCTTCTCAGCAAATCAACCTTGGCCCATCATCCAATCCTCACGCTAAACCATCTGACTTCCACTTCTTGAAAGTGATCGGGAAGGGCAGTTTTGGAAAG GTTCTTCTAGCAAGACACAAAGCAGAAGAAGCATTCTATGCAGTCAAAGTTTTACAGAAGAAAGCGATCCTGAAAAAGAAGGAG GAAAAGCATATTATGTCGGAGCGGAATGTTCTACTGAAGAATGTGAAACACCCTTTCCTGGTGGGCCTTCACTTCTCTTTCCAGACTGCGGACAAATTGTACTTTGTCCTGGACTACATCAACGGTGGAGAG TTGTTCTACCATCTCCAGAGGGAGCGCTGCTTCCTGGAACCGCGGGCCCGTTTCTATGCTGCTGAAATAGCCAGTGCCTTGGGTTACCTGCACTCTCTGAACATCGTTTATAG AGACTTAAAACCAGAGAATATTCTGCTGGATTCCCAGGGACACATTGTCCTTACTGACTTTGGGCTCTGTAAGGAGAACATCGAACCCAATGGCACGACATCCACCTTCTGTGGCACACCTGAG TATCTCGCACCCGAGGTTCTTCATAAGCAGCCTTATGACAGGACTGTGGACTGGTGGTGCCTGGGAGCCGTCCTATATGAGATGCTGTATGGCCTG cCTCCTTTTTATAGTCGAAACACAGCTGAGATGTACGACAACATTCTGAACAAGCCCCTCCAGCTGAAGCCAAATATCACGAATTCTGCACGCCACCTCCTGGAGGGCCTCCTGCAGAAGGACAGGACGAAGAGGCTGGGTGCCCAGGATGACTTT ATGGAGATTAAGAATCATGTCTTCTTCTCCGTAATTAACTGGGATGATCTCATTAATAAGAAGATCACTCCCCCTTTTAACCCAAATGTG AGCGGACCGAGCGACCTGCGGCACTTCGACCCCGAGTTTACTGAAGAGCCGGTCCCCAACTCCATCGGCAGGTCTCCCGACAGCATCCTCCTCACAGCCAGCGTCAAGGAAGCCGCCGAGGCCTTCCTGGGCTTTTCCTATGCACCTCCCGTGGACTCTTTCCTCTGA